Proteins encoded in a region of the Stieleria neptunia genome:
- the tssB gene encoding type VI secretion system contractile sheath small subunit yields MAESQQQKLNRVRKPRVHITYEVETEGAQVVKELPFVVGVMGDFSGDPTSKLKPLKDRKFIQIDRDNFNDVLQRMTPGLNMRVENTLAGDGSEMSVNLDFKSMDDFEPANIVDKVDPLKKLMATRNKLRDLATKIDRSDDLENVLEQVLKNSDQLKQLSGELGVDTDESAAE; encoded by the coding sequence ATGGCCGAAAGCCAACAGCAAAAGTTGAACCGTGTCCGAAAGCCTCGCGTTCACATCACCTACGAGGTGGAAACCGAAGGGGCACAGGTCGTCAAAGAGCTGCCTTTTGTGGTCGGCGTGATGGGCGATTTCTCGGGGGACCCGACGAGCAAATTAAAACCTTTGAAGGATCGAAAGTTTATCCAAATCGATCGTGACAACTTCAATGACGTGCTGCAACGCATGACGCCGGGATTGAACATGCGTGTCGAAAACACGCTGGCCGGTGACGGCAGCGAAATGTCAGTCAACTTGGACTTCAAATCGATGGACGACTTCGAACCGGCGAACATCGTCGACAAGGTCGATCCGCTGAAGAAGTTGATGGCCACGCGAAACAAGCTGCGCGATCTGGCCACCAAAATCGATCGGAGCGACGACCTGGAAAACGTGCTGGAACAAGTGCTCAAAAACAGCGATCAGCTCAAGCAGCTTTCCGGAGAGCTTGGCGTGGACACCGACGAGTCGGCAGCGGAGTAA
- the tssA gene encoding type VI secretion system protein TssA: MASEPTLDFDQLLAPISDESPSGQYLRRSDFDRFQRAKDARAEAVNAERKIREFAMYDDDELAALSEQGQGVEVPSSPDWRTVLDQCVDIIAQHSKDLWVASWLVEANTRRNGYAGARDAFRLVSKICETYWDGIYPPHDEEDGYLDTVSQLSSLNGVEGPGTLIAPLEEIPLLPEYGALTYAAYREATTGGGGGEVSENDFDNAVRQIDLDQLRQQEEDIAEAIEAYMEMTAVLESKCRVEGEEDHTPPSSQIRRTLETIQQAFSNLTRNLLSSNGDAEPEGDGETAATGLTPNAGPKVDLAQAQVNNREDAFRMLMKASEFFRKTEPHSPVSYMLQQTVEFGRMDLPTLLQKLIQDSSVLKNLSERTGIPVKDDEYDDD; this comes from the coding sequence ATGGCATCTGAACCGACACTTGATTTTGATCAACTGTTAGCCCCGATTTCGGACGAATCCCCGAGCGGGCAGTATCTGCGTCGCAGCGATTTTGATCGATTTCAGCGCGCCAAGGACGCCCGGGCCGAAGCGGTCAATGCGGAACGCAAGATTCGCGAATTCGCGATGTACGACGACGACGAGCTGGCGGCGTTGAGCGAACAGGGGCAGGGGGTCGAAGTGCCCAGTTCGCCCGACTGGAGAACCGTGCTGGATCAATGCGTCGACATCATCGCCCAGCATTCCAAAGACCTGTGGGTCGCGTCCTGGTTGGTCGAGGCCAACACGCGACGCAACGGGTACGCCGGGGCCCGCGACGCGTTTCGGTTGGTCAGCAAGATCTGCGAAACGTACTGGGACGGAATCTACCCGCCACATGACGAAGAGGACGGCTACCTCGATACGGTTTCGCAGCTTTCCAGCTTGAACGGCGTGGAAGGGCCGGGGACGTTGATCGCCCCGCTGGAGGAGATCCCGTTGCTGCCCGAGTACGGTGCGCTGACTTACGCGGCCTACCGCGAGGCGACCACCGGGGGCGGTGGCGGCGAGGTTTCCGAGAATGATTTCGACAATGCGGTCCGCCAGATCGATTTGGATCAATTGCGACAGCAAGAGGAAGACATTGCCGAAGCGATCGAGGCCTACATGGAGATGACCGCGGTGCTGGAATCCAAGTGCCGCGTCGAGGGTGAAGAGGACCACACGCCGCCGAGCAGCCAGATCCGACGCACGCTGGAAACGATTCAGCAGGCGTTTTCGAATCTGACGCGGAACCTGCTGTCCAGCAACGGTGACGCAGAACCCGAAGGCGACGGGGAGACCGCGGCGACGGGATTGACACCCAACGCCGGGCCCAAGGTCGATCTGGCACAGGCCCAGGTCAACAATCGCGAAGACGCGTTTCGGATGTTGATGAAGGCCAGCGAATTCTTTCGCAAGACCGAGCCGCATTCTCCGGTCAGCTACATGCTCCAACAGACCGTCGAGTTCGGACGCATGGACCTGCCGACCTTGTTGCAAAAATTAATCCAAGACTCCAGTGTGCTGAAGAACTTGTCCGAACGCACTGGGATTCCGGTCAAGGACGATGAGTACGACGATGATTGA
- a CDS encoding sigma-70 family RNA polymerase sigma factor: MSAHPSDETSGDGESPADLINEAQGLVRSLALRVHRSLPIPMDLDDLIAYGQLGLAEAAQKYDPDCGARFTTFAYYRVRGAIYDGVSKMNWTSRARLRRMRFRDMAEDVLQAESSKSETRGDGASSNDDADWLGKMAERLAIVYLASGDEDSETSVLAQAADQHEIPSKVVANREMQTTLRKLVDDLPNDAKRLIIAIYFEGFSLTEAADRVGISKSWASRIHAKSLDQMAQSLRRSGND; encoded by the coding sequence GTGAGTGCCCATCCGAGCGACGAGACCTCCGGTGACGGCGAATCGCCCGCCGACCTGATCAACGAAGCTCAGGGTTTGGTCCGTTCGCTTGCGTTGCGGGTGCACCGCTCGCTGCCGATTCCGATGGACCTGGACGACCTGATCGCGTATGGGCAACTGGGCTTGGCCGAAGCGGCTCAGAAATACGATCCCGACTGCGGCGCCCGCTTCACGACGTTCGCCTATTACCGTGTCCGCGGGGCGATCTACGACGGCGTCTCCAAGATGAATTGGACCAGCCGCGCGCGGTTGCGGCGGATGCGATTCCGCGACATGGCCGAGGATGTCTTGCAGGCGGAATCATCCAAGTCGGAAACCCGTGGCGACGGCGCCAGTTCCAACGACGATGCGGACTGGTTGGGTAAGATGGCCGAGCGGCTTGCGATCGTCTATCTGGCCAGCGGTGACGAGGATTCGGAAACGAGCGTCTTGGCACAGGCGGCCGATCAGCACGAGATTCCCAGCAAGGTCGTTGCAAACCGCGAAATGCAAACAACGCTACGCAAATTGGTCGACGACCTGCCCAATGACGCCAAACGATTGATCATCGCCATCTATTTCGAAGGTTTTTCGTTAACCGAAGCGGCCGATCGCGTTGGGATCAGCAAGAGTTGGGCGAGTCGAATTCATGCGAAGAGCCTGGACCAGATGGCCCAGAGCCTGCGTCGCAGCGGCAACGATTAA
- a CDS encoding type VI secretion protein IcmF/TssM N-terminal domain-containing protein, with protein MGSAIRSFVDAVLYPFRMLARIPSSVISSPKRILGLSLQARAAWLLFFGLLLVAIVWAIIRFYTDQTEQKASFYWRELPAIFLLVIAIPIVVWFALKLWLEGEPSAFPDIDRAWETALGAMEEQSIDPSETPIFLIAGPGTVESVNAFMTTSNTQFPVRAPLGPAPIHVFANQQAIYVVCTECCQLSKLLGSPRDATIVPGQMPGAPQPFQADRTMDVSTMGQNPAAMRPPMPPAGGNASAYSADVRNTIAGLNIPVPPQNQGADMRGTMMVGDVSGGLKNPTAPQGGGIASAILTPSDASLATARLAYLCRLFRRLRDPLCPINGVIVSTPFRFLADGSQDMVNQILIALKADLACLRGSLRVRCSVTHVVDSMELETGFRELVRRVGAERSSVQRFGKGYGLWNLPTAPQLDAVVKHACGAFEDWSYLLFREGDGLSKPGNRHLYSLLCRIRSTFQPRLAHLIKSAYAINSAGPHLSDGEPLLFSGCYFVASGAMPDRQAFLASVFKKATNEEEELEWGSEALAEEDRMQTGVRILMVINGALVATIVGLLIWYFNAE; from the coding sequence ATGGGCAGCGCGATACGAAGTTTCGTCGACGCGGTCTTGTACCCGTTTCGCATGTTGGCGCGGATCCCCAGCAGCGTGATCAGTTCGCCCAAGCGGATCCTCGGTCTGTCGTTGCAGGCCCGGGCCGCGTGGCTGCTGTTCTTCGGATTGTTGCTGGTCGCGATCGTCTGGGCGATTATTCGTTTTTATACCGACCAGACCGAACAGAAGGCGAGCTTCTACTGGCGTGAGTTGCCGGCGATCTTTTTGCTGGTCATCGCGATCCCGATCGTCGTTTGGTTCGCGCTCAAACTGTGGCTCGAAGGCGAACCGTCGGCGTTTCCAGACATCGATCGCGCCTGGGAGACGGCGCTGGGGGCGATGGAGGAACAATCGATCGATCCGTCCGAGACGCCGATCTTCTTGATCGCCGGGCCGGGGACGGTCGAATCGGTCAATGCCTTCATGACGACCTCCAATACGCAGTTCCCGGTCAGGGCCCCGCTGGGGCCGGCGCCGATCCATGTGTTCGCCAACCAGCAGGCGATTTATGTGGTGTGCACCGAATGTTGCCAGCTGAGCAAGTTGCTCGGTTCCCCGCGAGACGCGACGATCGTCCCCGGGCAAATGCCCGGCGCCCCCCAGCCGTTCCAGGCCGATCGGACGATGGACGTGAGCACGATGGGGCAGAATCCGGCCGCGATGCGTCCGCCCATGCCACCGGCCGGCGGCAACGCTTCGGCGTATTCGGCCGATGTCCGCAACACGATTGCCGGGCTGAACATCCCCGTGCCGCCACAAAACCAGGGCGCCGACATGCGCGGCACGATGATGGTCGGCGACGTTTCCGGCGGTCTGAAAAACCCGACCGCACCGCAGGGCGGCGGCATTGCCAGCGCGATCCTGACGCCCAGCGATGCCAGTCTGGCGACGGCGCGGTTGGCCTACCTGTGTCGTCTGTTTCGCCGCCTGCGCGATCCGCTCTGCCCGATCAATGGCGTCATCGTCTCGACGCCATTCCGTTTTCTGGCCGACGGATCGCAAGACATGGTCAACCAGATCCTGATCGCGCTGAAAGCCGATTTGGCCTGCCTCCGCGGGTCGCTGCGCGTCCGCTGCAGCGTCACCCACGTCGTCGATTCGATGGAACTGGAAACCGGGTTCCGCGAACTCGTCCGACGCGTCGGTGCCGAACGATCGTCGGTGCAACGCTTCGGCAAGGGATACGGATTGTGGAATCTGCCGACGGCGCCGCAGTTGGATGCCGTCGTCAAACATGCCTGCGGGGCGTTCGAGGATTGGTCGTACTTGCTGTTTCGCGAAGGCGACGGGCTGAGCAAACCCGGCAACCGCCACCTGTACTCGTTGCTGTGCCGGATCCGGTCAACGTTCCAGCCCCGCTTGGCGCACCTGATCAAGTCCGCCTATGCGATCAACTCGGCCGGCCCGCATCTCAGTGACGGCGAACCGCTGTTGTTCAGCGGTTGTTACTTCGTCGCGTCGGGTGCGATGCCGGATCGCCAGGCGTTTCTGGCCAGCGTGTTCAAAAAAGCCACCAACGAGGAAGAGGAGTTGGAATGGGGCAGTGAAGCGCTGGCCGAGGAGGATCGGATGCAGACCGGGGTGCGCATCCTGATGGTGATCAACGGGGCCTTGGTGGCCACGATCGTGGGGCTGTTGATTTGGTACTTTAACGCAGAGTGA
- a CDS encoding DotU family type IV/VI secretion system protein gives MSPEFAAAVDPVFMYVSSVVDEIEANKNPSPEDTSAKIRGLLDNAENMLGRRPDWELAKYALVAWVDDLLIEAAWDGSKWWEQNRLEFQIFKSTSAFSKFYEQSQKATELPQKDALEVFYVCVVLGFRGLYADPEATAQHEHFGVPASLDEWARRTGMAIQLGQGRPPILEQGRPGQGAPPLEGKYLLISSVICCVLLAAVAVGIGKMLVWP, from the coding sequence ATGTCGCCAGAATTCGCCGCCGCCGTTGACCCCGTCTTCATGTACGTTTCATCCGTCGTGGATGAAATCGAGGCGAATAAGAATCCGAGTCCGGAAGACACCAGCGCCAAGATCCGCGGCTTGCTCGACAACGCCGAAAACATGCTCGGACGACGGCCCGATTGGGAACTGGCCAAATACGCACTGGTCGCCTGGGTCGACGATTTGCTGATCGAAGCCGCCTGGGACGGCAGCAAGTGGTGGGAACAGAACCGCTTGGAATTTCAGATCTTCAAAAGCACCAGCGCGTTTTCGAAGTTCTACGAGCAAAGCCAAAAGGCCACCGAGTTGCCCCAGAAGGACGCCTTGGAAGTGTTTTACGTCTGCGTCGTGTTGGGGTTTCGCGGGCTTTACGCCGACCCCGAAGCGACCGCCCAACACGAACACTTCGGCGTGCCGGCCTCGCTGGACGAATGGGCGCGGCGGACCGGCATGGCGATCCAATTGGGACAAGGCCGACCGCCGATCCTGGAACAAGGACGCCCCGGCCAAGGGGCACCGCCGTTGGAAGGCAAGTATCTGTTGATCAGTTCGGTGATCTGTTGCGTGCTGTTGGCCGCGGTCGCCGTCGGGATCGGAAAAATGTTGGTGTGGCCATGA
- the tssK gene encoding type VI secretion system baseplate subunit TssK produces the protein MHNESVAWLEGMFLRPHHMQAAERSIDETARQHVALDHGYNYGIRQISFSREAIANGQFELSECQARLRDGTVIWIDSAQQPDRVDLGKTGGSVKRSLSDAFDQVESIDVFLAVPKLRLGRPNTLAQRGGQHRFVGLPGTVADENAGGNEQEISLRTLNVQILLGTDNLAGYETLPIARIKRSGAAEAAPELDGDYIPPVLGCDAWPELARDYVRAVYDIIGQKIEVLSSQVITRGIMQGAPEAGDMNRLLMLTALNAGYGSLRSLAFARGVHPHVAYTDLCRIVGSLSIFRSDRRPGEIPLYDHDDLARIFGWVLEEIRSLITEVQEYKFERRDFIGAGKGQEVQLDQKWMSKGWEWYIGVQHERITAAQCRELLEIGRLDWKLGKSEKVDFMFRFRQDGLKITETKAPRALPQGDNWLFYSVNKSGPAWEDLRSDDSPRLGVRFKEALIANLATLQGKKELQINVDGIEGTLKLSLFAVPTAED, from the coding sequence ATGCACAACGAGAGTGTTGCTTGGTTAGAGGGGATGTTTTTACGGCCCCATCACATGCAGGCCGCCGAACGGAGTATCGACGAGACTGCCAGACAGCACGTTGCGCTCGATCACGGGTACAACTACGGCATTCGACAGATCAGTTTCAGCCGTGAAGCGATCGCCAACGGCCAGTTCGAATTGAGCGAATGCCAGGCCCGGCTTCGCGACGGCACCGTGATCTGGATCGACTCGGCACAACAACCCGATCGTGTGGATTTGGGTAAGACAGGTGGATCTGTCAAGCGAAGTCTTTCCGATGCGTTCGATCAGGTCGAATCGATCGACGTCTTTTTGGCCGTGCCAAAATTGCGACTGGGGCGTCCCAACACGTTGGCCCAGCGCGGCGGCCAACATCGTTTCGTGGGGCTGCCCGGGACCGTCGCGGATGAAAACGCCGGTGGCAACGAGCAAGAGATTTCGTTGCGGACCTTGAACGTCCAAATCTTGCTGGGCACGGACAATCTGGCCGGTTACGAAACGCTGCCGATCGCACGGATCAAGCGTTCCGGTGCCGCCGAGGCCGCGCCGGAGCTGGACGGTGACTACATCCCGCCGGTGCTCGGCTGTGACGCCTGGCCGGAACTGGCGCGCGATTATGTGCGGGCCGTCTACGACATCATCGGCCAAAAGATCGAAGTGCTCAGCTCCCAAGTGATCACGCGGGGCATCATGCAGGGGGCGCCCGAAGCCGGTGACATGAACCGGTTGCTGATGTTGACCGCGCTCAACGCGGGCTACGGTTCGCTGCGGTCGCTGGCGTTTGCCCGTGGCGTCCACCCCCACGTCGCCTACACGGACCTCTGCCGGATCGTCGGCTCGCTTTCCATTTTCCGCTCCGATCGTCGGCCCGGCGAAATCCCGCTGTACGACCATGACGATCTGGCGCGCATTTTCGGCTGGGTGCTCGAAGAGATCCGCTCACTGATCACCGAGGTCCAGGAGTACAAATTCGAACGCCGCGACTTCATCGGTGCCGGAAAAGGCCAAGAAGTCCAGTTGGACCAAAAATGGATGAGCAAGGGTTGGGAATGGTACATTGGGGTGCAGCACGAGCGAATCACGGCGGCACAGTGTCGTGAGTTGCTGGAAATCGGTCGGCTGGATTGGAAACTGGGGAAAAGTGAAAAGGTCGATTTCATGTTCCGTTTTCGACAAGACGGACTGAAAATCACCGAGACGAAAGCTCCACGGGCCCTACCGCAAGGCGATAATTGGCTGTTCTATAGCGTCAATAAAAGCGGACCGGCCTGGGAAGACCTGCGTTCGGACGACTCGCCGCGGTTGGGCGTCCGTTTCAAGGAAGCGTTGATTGCGAACTTGGCGACGCTGCAGGGAAAGAAGGAATTACAAATCAACGTGGACGGAATCGAAGGCACGCTCAAACTGAGTTTGTTCGCCGTCCCCACCGCTGAAGACTGA